One region of Armigeres subalbatus isolate Guangzhou_Male chromosome 3, GZ_Asu_2, whole genome shotgun sequence genomic DNA includes:
- the LOC134224139 gene encoding uncharacterized protein LOC134224139, producing MKASVFVILFPFCLAVKIKLENYTNTFETTFGCLQLSTNDGCRPYLSTNRFKHLRTTVNNVTIMRMGVMAAEGPHIRLSKIEYPVDAKINEIVLSAWNNTASEMRSYVRKADGTLTDYQLLKRISTPGMLSRFYPMLFTMEIDQNGVVKLVKDGHRVPLVEFQDRNLSFNYVGFCTYKAPATFFFDCPLV from the exons ATGAAAGCTTCGGTATTTGTGATTCTGTTTCCATTCTGTCTAGCGGTGAAAATCAAGTTGGAAAATTATACTAACACATTTGAAA CAACATTCGGATGTCTGCAGCTCAGTACGAATGATGGCTGTCGACCTTATCTGTCCACCAACAGATTCAAACACCTCAGGACAACGGTAAATAACGTTACCATTATGAGGATGGGTGTGATGGCAGCTGAAGGACCGCACATCCGCTTGTCAAAGATCGAGTATCCGGTAGACGCTAAAATTAATGAAATCG TACTTTCTGCTTGGAACAATACGGCAAGTGAGATGCGAAGTTACGTACGCAAGGCAGATGGAACTTTAACGGATTATCAACTGCTGAAACGTATCAGTACCCCCGGGATGTTGTCACGGTTCTATCCGATGCTGTTTACGATGGAAATAGACCAGAATGGAGTTGTCAAACTGGTTAAAGATGGACACAGGGTTCCGTTGGTGGAATTCCAAGATCGAAACCTTTCGTTTAACTATGTGGGATTCTGTACTTACAAAGCACCGGCCACATTCTTCTTCGATTGTCCTCTTGTTTAA